catgagggatgtactactaacttttctcagtttcctccaattttaaattttagaaggagatgaggtcctggtccacacctgcggattacctggtttgggggggaccgttgctgttcctgtccttgtccacctggtcatacttctgacctagtctaaaatcaaatatattctggatttagcccagagaaatgtatttattattccaattggactcttaatatctcacccggcacagccagaagaggactggtcacccctctgagcctgggtcctctctaggtttcttcctaaaattcgaccttcttagggaggttttcctagccactgaaattcaaggctactgttgtttgctccttggggtttaaggctgggtgccactgtaaagcactttgtgacgactgctgttgtaaaaagcgctttataaataaatattgattgattgattgattgtggcAGTCACGGGGATCGTGGACACCTCAGCAGGTAAGGTGCAACCTGGGGAAGTGGTAGGGGTTGACTATACCAAATTGAAACCGTTAGAGGTGATCGAGAAAGCCACGGGGTATCACAAGAGTAATATCtggcttgattggatgttgcaaaatgccaaagaacaagatttaggggactgtgtggcATGTGCCGCCGCCCGACCTGAACTATACACTGAGCCGgctcctttgtattcagaggaccctTGGGGATATCGGTGCatgttagctcttacacatCGCGCTTCCCCTGTGAACTGCATCACCCTGGCAAGTGTGTTTCCTCCGATAGCTAACGACACCAGGACGGGGCTGTTCACTGCccataaagggggagggggatatacctgtttccacttcaccagtcagaaacacGTGGTGAACGTTGGAGAAATCCCCTCGCAGTGGTGTAATGTTACGATCCAGAGCAGATCTATTATCGGACTCTGGGCCCGGTCTGGCCtgtattactattgtggggGCACCCGACTCTTGGTAAGAATCCCAAAAGGCACCCAGGGGGTATGTGCGATGGTACGGTTAGCAGCACCCTTAGTGCTGATTGGTGACCGAGTTAAATCACTCCAGACAAAAAGGAGCGACGCTCTTACCCGGCGCCGGCGTAGACATGTAATAGGCCGTCGCTCACGTGATACATTCAACCTCACTGTGGACTCCCCAACCTATATAGATGCGATAGGGGTCCCTAGAGGGGTCCCCAAAGAATTCAAACTGACCAAGTCGCGgcaggatttgaaaatattcctattctgtccgctttgttcccgtcactccaaacaagaatgtagaccgcattaactatgtacattataatgtcttacgtCTCTCTAATTTGACCCGTGATGCGGTTgagggcctgtcagaacagttggGCCCCACCTCGTTGATGGCGGTGCAGAATCGCATAGCCCTCgatatgttattggcagagaagggcggggtttgtgcgatgtttggggacatgtgttgtactttcattcctaacaatacagctccggacgggTCGGTTGCTAAGGCGCTGCAGGGCCTTAGGACTCTCTCGCGAACTAtgcacgagcattctgggatagataatccgctggaggaatggctgacctcgatgttcggccagtggaaaggtttgataatgtctgttccttatcgcttgctacatttggtgctataatggttacttgtgggtgttgttgtatcccatgcataagagggcttgccatgagagtgatctctacagccattgagaacgCTCctggaccgccaccagggatgctgatgcctctactggagcagcatgacccgggagaactggagcttggcgaatacgggtgatctctctggggagagatcaaaagggggaattgtagatatattgattgtataagttagtgaactgttgtaagcaatgaagcaaaatattaagtgtttttaacatgagctaaaactgaaggagctagtaggagaacaggaaaccctgttcaagctgttgccggggagagaaagatttagtatgtctgtcttttgagaaacaggaaacaggttaaagacacacacacatagtctgacagacaagacagaaaccacaagggggcaagCGGATGcttgcatttatccttataaggtatagaactgggattgggccaatggcacatttgctttgttaacttaacgcctctatcttttgtgcgtagttgaagtataaatgctgttttgaacgttgatccttagacattgtgcggcgtcacttgtctccggaagcttttgtaataaatggatatacgataggataattgacctgactcctggtgttttattctcctttccaacaaaccaactcagggaagtgttgacttcaacactgACCAAAAAGTATGCACGCTTTAACTGGACGGACGAATGCCAGGAGGCGTTTGAACAGCTTAAAAGACGTCTGACGTCAGCACCCGTGCTGGGCTATCCCCTCGGCAGTGGCCAGTTGTTCCTCGACACAGACGCCAGTGACTGGAGAGTTGGAGCAGTCCTCTCCCAAGTGCAAGAAGGTGAGGAGAGAGTACTCGCTTATGGGAGCAGGAGATTGTCAGCCACTGAGCAAAACTATTGCACCACCAGATTAGAACTTCTGGCGGCTGTCAAATTCACTTCTCATTTCTGGCAGTACCTGCTAGGGAGATCATTCATCATACGGACTGACCACAGCAGCCTGCGCTGGTTGACTCGGATGAGGGAGCCTGAAGGCCAACTCGCTCACTGGCTGGAAAAACTGGCAGAGTACGACTTCCAGGTGATTCATCGTCTAGGGAGTCACCACCAAAATGCGGACGCGCTCTCCAAAAGACCCTGTGGGATATCCTGCCCATGCACTGTGCCGGAGCCTAGCCTTCAAAACCAGCTTCAGCACAAAGGGATTCAGTGTAACATGGCAAAGAGTCAAGCTGCAGAGGATGCTGGGGAAACTCCTGCAGAGCAACCTCCAGTGGGGGTAGTAGTGCCCGAAGGTAGCTATGGAGGCAGCCCTGCAGTCGAGCCTAAGTATCTTCCAGTGGGGGTAGTGGAGGCTGTCAGTGACAATCAAGCTGTCTCTTCGTTCCGTACAGGTGTCTATATGGTCAGTGAGCCAGCCCAAACCAACCTGTTCGGTGGTTGGACTAGGGAGGAGTTAATCAGTTCCCAAGAAGCTGACCCAGATATAGCACCAGTGAGGAAGTGGATGGACGAAGGGAGGGGTAGGTCATCCTGGGCTGACATAGCACCCTACAGCCCTGCCACCAAAGCATACTGGTCGCAGTGGAAAAGGCTCTACCTGAAAGACAGAGTTTTGTTAAGGAAGTTTTACTGTACAGATGGAAGAGTGTTCTATCCACAGATCCTGCTGCCTCAAGAGTACCGCATCTCAGTGACAGAACAATTGCATGATGGCCCAATTGGTGGCCATTTTGGAGGAGAAAGGACCCTCGCATGTCTCAAGGCCACTCTGTGGTGCAGCACTTGCACCAGCTGTGCTGCAAAAGCCCGCGCCAAGAAAACACCTCAAGCCGCCATGGGCACAGTGCGAGTTGGTGCACCCTTTGAACGGATCGCAGTTGATTTAATGGGACCATTAATTGAAACTGAAAGGCACAACTGCTACATAATAGTGGTACAGGACTACTTTAGTAAATGGGTGGAAGCCTATCCTGTTCCCAACGAACAAGCAACGATAGTGGCTGAAAAGATTGCTTCTGAGTGGGTGTGTAGGTACGGAGCTCCACAGTGCCTACATAGCGACCAAGGTACCAATTTCGAGTCAGCTGTGTTCCAGGAAATGTGTGAGTTGCTGGGAATCTACAAGACACGGACCACACCGTTTCGCCCACAGTCAGATGGCCAAGTAGAGTGTTTCAATGCCACCCTGCAGAAAATCATAGCCACCACTGCAGAACGATGTCATTGGGACTGGGACATTATGACACCATATGCTGTCATGGCTTACCGTGCCACCAAACACAGCTCCACGGGCCTGACACCTAATATGATGTTGTTCGGACGGGAAATTACAGGGTCAGTGGATCTTGTTGCTGGGCTACCACCTGACCCAGACAACACTACTACCCCTCCATCTTATGTTGTACAGCTCAGGAAACGCCTCAAGCTATCTCACCAGTTGGCCGAGAGGCCTGGGAAAATCTGTTGAGCGTGCTAAACGACAGTACGACAAAAAAGTCCAACACAAAGTCGGTGATGCAGTATGGCTTTTGATCAAAGGCACAAAGAGAGTACAGAATAAAATGCGAAAGTTCCTGCATTCCTACGAGGGTCCATACTTCGTCGTTGGTGCACTGGACGATTTGGTCTATCGGATTAAAAGGGTCCCGAGGACAAAGATGAAAGTCGTTCATCATGACAAACTTAAAGCTTTCCATTTCAGGACAACACTAGACAATGACTGGGTCTTTCAGGAGGCTGAAACGTGGGCACCAGTGGAGGCACCACCCCCGTTGTCAGACCCCAGCTCTTCAGAAATTGATATTGGTCCCCTTGACCTTTGGGGCGAATCACCAGAGACAGAGGACCCTGTGGTGGGTTCCCTTCCTGGTCTTTTCACTTTACCACCGTCATCAGCGGTTTCGCCGAGCAGCAGCCAGCTCCCTTGCCACCCCGCTGAGCCTTCACTGATTGAGGCTGGGACCCAGCATGAGGTCAGGGGACAAGTTGCTCGACCTGTTTTGAACTCCACCCCTCGGCGTCAACCCCGGAGGGTCCGCAGAGCTCCTGAAATGTTTGGTGATTGGATTGGTTATTGAGCACATCTGCCTGAGGTTGGGTGTAGGCGGATTGCTGCCCTCCTCAGAGGAAAAGAGTTCCagtaaaaagagagaaaacaaaagagTTCCTGTGTTGTCAAAAACAAAAGAGTTCCAGTATTGTATAATTACAAAAGTAACTTGTTTATGTTGAGGTTTAATAATGTGATGATGGTATGGGCTTAATATAATTGTTACTGCCAACAGTCGGTAATTTGGATACTAAAGGGCTACATAGTTATAGCATCCTGGGTATGTTTACTGCTAAGAACTTAGTTTAACAGAATAATTTTCCTTATTTTGCACATAAAATCCTACACCCCTGAGTAACTCTATGCTAACGTAGGTTTGAGCGGTTGGAGTAATACTTACCTTTTTCTCAGAGAATGTAAAAGGACATTTGCTTACATGCGAAAGAGAATGCAATATGCTTTAATGGACCTTAACCTTCCACTGGAGGAGGGCCCTTCAAGGACTGTGGGAAATACGGGTTATGGTTGGGGAtgtttgtataatgtatattttcctGTGTACAGTGTCATGATGCTGGAGAAATGTTAAAGGTATAATCATTCTCCAGATAGGGGGTAGTGTTGCAATCTATGGCTGCTTGTTGACAAAAAGAAACGCGTAAGTGTGACGGGGTGGGCCTTTTGGGTTTCCGTAGTGTAAACAAAATATAGCGGAGAGTCAGTCTGAGTAATACTGTGAAAATGTGATAGTGACGCAGTATATAGTCCAGTCGAATGCTAGCAAGCAAAGTGCCTTTTATGCTGTAAATGTGTAACGTTACCACTGTGAGGAATAAAGCCAGAGTTCATTGCTGAAATCAACCGACGCCTCACTGTTTTGTGCTTCGGCTCTGTTAGCCCGGATCATTAGACGCAAGTTACCAGCCACGAGCCAAATGATCATATTGAGACCAGCTCACTCCCAACTACGGTTCGGAGCACGAAAGCTGTGAAGGTAACATTGTTTAAAACCAGGCCACACAGTGCCCAGTCAGGCTTCATAATGTCAATGTCATTACACTGTACATGTTTGCAATCTCCAATAGATGAACAATCtaaataattagatttttaaGATAAGCTAGTCGACTGGATAAAGACTTAATTACAATTTCTAAATTCCTAGCGTGGGTTTTAATTAATCTACAGAATACTAAAATGCAGATGGAGGAGGATTTTATGGATCTTAGACAATTATTTATTGTGCTGTAGGAACACACAccaaatgtttgttattttgtcaaAGATAAAAGGTCTGTAATAACTTGTGTATATTTATAGTATGctaaacaaattatgtttattgtttcaAAATAATAACTTGAAAACATTGAAAGGGTTAATTAAATCAGTagcaaaacaacatttgatttAACAGCAATTTTAAGTTCCAATCAAAAGCTCCCGCCCACAGTGCCCCAGCTGACCATGCCGGTGTGCAGCCAGACACTTCTAATTTAACCAAATGTagccactcactcactcagtaagagacattagcTCTTTTTGCCTTGCTTGGCTTACGTGATCTGGCAAAAATgaccaaaaaaacattgaaaagaaaacaatgaaatcatTCGCTTAGAGCAAAAAGATATTCTccttttttggagcagtggaacTCTTAAATCTTTTTATCAAGCTCTGTTTTATATCTTTTGTCTTGAAACAATATATTAGAGGATTAATCATAGGAGGGAACAGGCTGTACaacattataataacaatacGTACATCAGGGCTGAATACAATACCAATGTtgctggaaaaataaataaaacatctggGCAGAAAATAGAGGGCAATAATGATTAGTTGGCTACTACAGGTAGAAAGGGTTTTGAAGCGCCCTTGGGTAGTCGCAATCTTAAAAACTGCAAGAATAATTGAGCAATAAGATAATATAATGAAGGCAAGAGGTCCAAGTAAAACCACCATGgcaaagacaaaagcaggtaaACTATAAGGGGTTCTGTCAGTGCATGCAAGCGTTGTAATAGAAATATGATCACAGTAGCACTGAACAATTTGTTTTGAGGAACAGTAGGGAAGAGGATAGGCTCTAATTACCATCATGAGTGGGCCGGCTTTTGAGGTTATCCATGCAGTGGCACAGAGAATATGAATAGTGGAGTTTTTGATAATCAGGGGATATCGGAGCGGAAAACAGATTGACACATACCGGTCTAAAGCCATTATAAATAGAATGTATGCATTTACAGTTCCAAAATAGTGCACAAAGTACATCTGGACGAAACAACCTGTGAATGAAATGGCTCCTGCTTGAAACCTATACCTAGCTATAATTTTGGGTAATGTGGTGGTGCTAAAGAGAATGTCAGATACAACCagatttaaaataacaaaatacatgGGTTTATGAAGATCCCGGTCTGTTACGAACAATGCaagaattaaaacatttcccatcaaagtgaaaaaataaacaaggaaTAACACAGCTGAGACGAGCCCATAGAACTCTGGCTGAAGTCCAGGGAAACCAACGATGAAAAACTCAGTCACAAGGCTTTGGTTTCCCAAAGACATGGTGATGGTATCAACAACAACCTATAAAAATGATACGTGCATTAATTGTTGAATCCAAATGGAAATACTATCCCTTTGTGAGGTAAAATCTTATTTTGTATGAACTAAAAAATGTTTAAGAAGTACTGTCATTTTACAGAAACAGTCTAGATACATGTGACTTTTAGGATGTGAAAAATTAAATACCTGAAAGAATgaataactgttatttagcagTTACAAAATAAGCTGGATGCCAGTTCAATACCTAAGCTGGATATACATGGCATGTAGCTTATGACAAATCATAAATTGTTATGGACTAAAGTTGTGCAAGTTTAAAAAACATACTCCAATTAATTCACAATAATGCATATTAATTCAAACCACACAGTACATTAAGACATCAATTAATCACAGAAGATGCAAAATGCCATGGTTGTAAATGCAATGTCATGTAACTTTAAATCTGAATAATACATTGATGCTTACCAAACTCTGATGTCTGACTCAGACACATCATTGGCCAATATTTATCTACTTTTTAAAACCTGTGTGACATAATTACACACCTTCTGATCTAACTCCCGAAGTAAATTACCCTCACAGGGattgccatttatttatttcaatcattatgtaaaaattaaaaatacaaacccgattccaaaaaagttgggacactgtacaattgtgaataaaaacagaatgcaatgatgtggaagtttcaaatttaaatattttattcagaatacaacatagatgacatatcaaatgtttaaactgagaaaatgtatcactttaagggaaaaataagttgattttaaatttcatggcatcaacacatctccaAAAAGTTGGTACAAGGCCATGTGTagcactgtgtggcatcccctcttcttattataacagactgcaaacgtctggggactgaggagacaagttgctcaagtgtatgaataggaatgttgtcccattcttgtctaatacaggcttctagttgctcaactgtcttaggtcttctttgtcgcaccttcctctttatgatgcgccaaatgttttctatgggtgaaagatctggactgcaggctggccatttcagtccccggatccttcttctatgcagccttTACATTGTGactgatgcagtatgtggtctggcattgtcatgttggaaaatgcaaggtcttccctgaaagagacgacatctggatgggagcatatgttgttgtagaacttggatataactgtcagcattgatgttgcctttccagatgtgtaggctgcccatgccacacgcactcatacaaccccataccatcagagatgcaggcttctgaaatgagcgctgataacaacttgggttgtccttgtcctccttagtccggaggacatggcgtcccagttttccaaaatgaacttaaaattttgatttgtctgaccacagaacacttttccacagtccattttaaatccttggcccagagaaaacgcctgcgcttctggatcctgtttagatacggcttcttttttgacctatagagttttagcaaTGGCGAATTGCACGGTGggttgtgttcaccgacaatgttttctggaagtattcctgagcccatgttgtgatttccattacagtatcattcctgtatgtgatgcagtgccgtctgagggcccgaagatcacaggcatccagtatggttttccggccttgacccttacgcacagagattgttccagattctctgaatctttggatgatattatgcactgtagatgatgataacttcaaactctttgcaatttttctctgagaaactcctttctgatattgctacactatttttcgccgcagcattgggggaattggtgatcctctgcccatcttgacttctgagagacactgccactctgagaggctctttttatacccaatcatgttgccaattgacataataagttgcaaattggtcctccagctgttccttatctgtacatttaacttttccggcctcttattgctacctgtcccaacatttttggaatgtgtagctctcatgaaatccaaaatgagccaaaatTTGGCATGAACTTACAAAATGTcttactttcaacattcaatatgttatctatattctattttgaatgaaatataagtttatgagatttgtaaattattccattccttttttactcacaatttgtacagtgtcccaacttttttggaatcgggtttgtaggtACACAATCCCCCcatatatccatccatccatccatccatcttctac
The sequence above is a segment of the Esox lucius isolate fEsoLuc1 chromosome 1, fEsoLuc1.pri, whole genome shotgun sequence genome. Coding sequences within it:
- the LOC114839528 gene encoding olfactory receptor 2AT4-like: MSLGNQSLVTEFFIVGFPGLQPEFYGLVSAVLFLVYFFTLMGNVLILALFVTDRDLHKPMYFVILNLVVSDILFSTTTLPKIIARYRFQAGAISFTGCFVQMYFVHYFGTVNAYILFIMALDRYVSICFPLRYPLIIKNSTIHILCATAWITSKAGPLMMVIRAYPLPYCSSKQIVQCYCDHISITTLACTDRTPYSLPAFVFAMVVLLGPLAFIILSYCSIILAVFKIATTQGRFKTLSTCSSQLIIIALYFLPRCFIYFSSNIGIVFSPDVRIVIIMLYSLFPPMINPLIYCFKTKDIKQSLIKRFKSSTAPKKENIFLL